A window of Citrus sinensis cultivar Valencia sweet orange chromosome 7, DVS_A1.0, whole genome shotgun sequence contains these coding sequences:
- the LOC102629333 gene encoding uncharacterized protein LOC102629333, producing MALLVNHHGWSKLADSFAHQVNSVKIPPPPMHTIVAAAEKLKKFTKINRGTIMENGIPKKPRILCLHGFRTSGEILKKQIGRWPESILRKLDLDFLDAPFPALGKSDVEAFFDPPYYEWYQRNEDCTQYINFEQSIAYIEDYMVTHGPFDGLLGFSQGAFIAAASPGMQAEGVAFTKVPKIKFVILIAGAKFLGFKFGQPKLAVNAFSSPVQCPSLHIIGENDFLKEQGMALLESFVDPVVIYHSKGHTIPRIDERGQETMLSFIQKFQMI from the exons ATGGCATTGCTGGTCAATCATCATGGTTGGTCAAAATTAGCAGACAGCTTCGCCCATCAAGTAAATTCGGTGAAAATTCCACCACCACCCATGCATACTATTGTTGCAGCAGCAGAGAAACTTAAGAAgttcacaaaaattaacagAGGAACCATAATGGAAAATGGAATCCCAAAAAAACCCAGAATTTTGTGTCTCCACGGATTCAGGACAAGCGGTGAGATCCTCAAGAAACAAATAGGAAGATGGCCCGAATCCATACTCCGAAAGCTCGATCTTGATTTTCTTGATGCTCCATTTCCTGCGCTTGGAAAATCAGATGTCGAAGCCTTCTTCGATCCCCCTTACTACGAATGGTACCAAAGGAATGAG GATTGTACTCAGTATATAAACTTTGAACAGAGCATTGCATATATTGAAGATTACATGGTAACGCATGGTCCTTTTGATGGTTTGCTGGGCTTCTCTCAG GGAGCATTTATAGCAGCTGCTTCACCAGGGATGCAAGCAGAG GGAGTGGCTTTTACTAAAGTACCAAAGATAAAGTTTGTGATATTAATAGCAGGGGCTAAATTCCTAGGATTCAAGTTTGGGCAGCCTAAGCTTGCGGTTAATGCATTTTCATCCCCAGTTCAGTGCCCATCTCTTCATATTATAG GAGAAAATGATTTCTTGAAGGAGCAAGGAATGGCTCTCCTGGAATCGTTTGTAGACCCTGTTGTGATTTATCACTCCAAGGGGCACACTATCCCGAGAATTG ATGAGAGAGGCCAAGAGACGATGCTCAGTTTCATCCAGAAATTTCAAATGATATGA
- the LOC102629046 gene encoding classical arabinogalactan protein 2, translating into MNSSMLKVLFFLGLLATSCMAQAPGAAPVPSPSTTPTAPAPAPRTPSPTPSPAPAPATPTPTPSPSPSPSTSPAPATTPPSPAPGTAAPTPSATPPPAPTPGSITPSANAPGSESTPADNQPGGSFVDGWVNRAAIFGTALAGTFFALVMA; encoded by the coding sequence atgaattcttcaatgcttaaAGTACTGTTCTTCTTGGGTCTCTTGGCCACCTCTTGCATGGCCCAGGCACCGGGTGCTGCACCGGTACCCTCACCGTCAACGACACCAACCGCTCCGGCACCGGCACCAAGGACTCCATCGCCAACTCCATCACCAGCACCTGCACCGGCAACGCCAACGCCAACGCCATCACCGTCGCCATCCCCATCAACATCACCAGCACCAGCAACTACACCTCCAAGCCCAGCTCCAGGCACCGCAGCACCAACCCCATCTGCAACCCCTCCACCGGCTCCCACCCCTGGCTCCATCACACCTTCAGCTAATGCACCCGGAAGCGAGTCGACTCCTGCTGATAACCAGCCCGGTGGTAGCTTCGTCGACGGTTGGGTCAACAGAGCTGCTATCTTCGGCACTGCTCTCGCCGGAACATTCTTCGCCCTTGTCATGGCttag